Proteins encoded in a region of the Onthophagus taurus isolate NC chromosome 10, IU_Otau_3.0, whole genome shotgun sequence genome:
- the LOC111428104 gene encoding corticotropin-releasing factor-binding protein isoform X1 yields the protein MILWTVTVLSCCCVFFAEECLSTPLITQSKLSNKHGLEFLRHRFQSIDKPEGVSSRRRRSSETAIIECMEMITEEGVFYHTASHVNNTCGIYIFTAPDEKIELKVSYLDVPCENDGAISLLDGWEMNGEIFPNEFDHPNPNSRVLEVCGRRKIKDGFRTTQNAAMILYRMPRRNSGFRFSIRFLKNPRPCNVLLQDFEATLTLRNYASRSNCTIVSLFPAEVRVLSLSVGVVSTMGKGIELETGTVHKVRLQCNKRGLDDFLQIGGSTSLDTSQLLLTDAVCGMDSKASRHTEVINCDYTVVRLVSSGAFDNSVIITMKIVSSGDQATFNCPKIEV from the exons ATGATCCTCTGGACCGTAACCGTTTTGTCCTGCTGTTGTGTCTTCTTTGCCGAAGAGTGTTTATCAACACCTTTAATAACCCAATCTAag TTGAGTAACAAGCATGGATTGGAGTTCTTAAGGCATAGATTTCAATCCATCGATAAACCAGAGGGTGTTTCAAGTAGACGTAGGCGATCAAGTGAGACAGCCATAATAG aatgCATGGAAATGATAACGGAAGAAGGCGTGTTTTATCACACGGCGAGCCACGTGAACAACACGTGTGGGATTTACATATTTACAGCACCAGATGAAAAAATCGAGTTGAAAGTGTCCTATTTGGATGTACCATGTGAAAACGATGGAGCGATTAGC CTTTTAGACGGGTGGGAGATGAATGGGGAGATATTCCCAAACGAGTTTGATCATCCAAATCCAAATAGTCGAGTTTTAGAAGTTTGCGGGCGTAGAAAAATCAAAGATGGTTTCAGGACCACGCAAAACGCGGCCATGATTTTATATAGGATGCCTCGCAGGAACAGCGGGTTTCGTTTTTCAATAAGGTTCTTGAAAAATCCAAGAC CTTGTAATGTATTGCTACAAGATTTCGAAGCAACATTAACACTCCGTAACTACGCTTCAAGATCGAATTGTACAATTGTCAGTTTATTTCCGGCTGAAGTTCGTGTTTTAAGTTTAAGCGTTGGTGTTGTTTCAACGATGGGCAAAGGGATCGAGCTTGAAACTGGCACCGTTCACAAGGTGCGGTTACAG TGCAATAAAAGAGGTCTGGATGATTTTCTACAAATTGGAGGTTCCACATCACTCGATACttctcaattacttttaacAGATGCCGTTTGCGGTATGGATTCAAAAGCCA GTAGACATACAGAAGTCATCAATTGCGACTATACGGTCGTGCGGTTAGTGTCCAGTGGAGCTTTCGACAATTCCGTCATCATCACAATGAAAATAGTATCCAGTGGTGACCAAGCAACTTTTAATTGTCCAAAAATTGAGGTTTAA
- the LOC111428104 gene encoding corticotropin-releasing factor-binding protein isoform X2, which produces MILWTVTVLSCCCVFFAEECLSTPLITQSKLSNKHGLEFLRHRFQSIDKPEGVSSRRRRSSETAIIECMEMITEEGVFYHTASHVNNTCGIYIFTAPDEKIELKVSYLDVPCENDGAISLLDGWEMNGEIFPNEFDHPNPNSRVLEVCGRRKIKDGFRTTQNAAMILYRMPRRNSGFRFSIRFLKNPRPCNVLLQDFEATLTLRNYASRSNCTIVSLFPAEVRVLSLSVGVVSTMGKGIELETGTVHKCNKRGLDDFLQIGGSTSLDTSQLLLTDAVCGMDSKASRHTEVINCDYTVVRLVSSGAFDNSVIITMKIVSSGDQATFNCPKIEV; this is translated from the exons ATGATCCTCTGGACCGTAACCGTTTTGTCCTGCTGTTGTGTCTTCTTTGCCGAAGAGTGTTTATCAACACCTTTAATAACCCAATCTAag TTGAGTAACAAGCATGGATTGGAGTTCTTAAGGCATAGATTTCAATCCATCGATAAACCAGAGGGTGTTTCAAGTAGACGTAGGCGATCAAGTGAGACAGCCATAATAG aatgCATGGAAATGATAACGGAAGAAGGCGTGTTTTATCACACGGCGAGCCACGTGAACAACACGTGTGGGATTTACATATTTACAGCACCAGATGAAAAAATCGAGTTGAAAGTGTCCTATTTGGATGTACCATGTGAAAACGATGGAGCGATTAGC CTTTTAGACGGGTGGGAGATGAATGGGGAGATATTCCCAAACGAGTTTGATCATCCAAATCCAAATAGTCGAGTTTTAGAAGTTTGCGGGCGTAGAAAAATCAAAGATGGTTTCAGGACCACGCAAAACGCGGCCATGATTTTATATAGGATGCCTCGCAGGAACAGCGGGTTTCGTTTTTCAATAAGGTTCTTGAAAAATCCAAGAC CTTGTAATGTATTGCTACAAGATTTCGAAGCAACATTAACACTCCGTAACTACGCTTCAAGATCGAATTGTACAATTGTCAGTTTATTTCCGGCTGAAGTTCGTGTTTTAAGTTTAAGCGTTGGTGTTGTTTCAACGATGGGCAAAGGGATCGAGCTTGAAACTGGCACCGTTCACAAG TGCAATAAAAGAGGTCTGGATGATTTTCTACAAATTGGAGGTTCCACATCACTCGATACttctcaattacttttaacAGATGCCGTTTGCGGTATGGATTCAAAAGCCA GTAGACATACAGAAGTCATCAATTGCGACTATACGGTCGTGCGGTTAGTGTCCAGTGGAGCTTTCGACAATTCCGTCATCATCACAATGAAAATAGTATCCAGTGGTGACCAAGCAACTTTTAATTGTCCAAAAATTGAGGTTTAA